The Aliivibrio fischeri genome contains a region encoding:
- a CDS encoding DUF2169 domain-containing protein, which produces MQLWDIDSESPFTLKGRFQRDSEGHEVWILSMKRAWTFLDGSWSEEVDNLELNDDPIYLGEPGFSAMVADHDFPIYKKNTDVLIYGKARSYAKKPVHSQLCRVLIDEHIDKTLKVVGERHWVDHSGSITVSTTQPFIERDIDYSNAIGGDERNRIGGGAAETNAELLKAKVPSIFYPDQNWQASSKKVKVAGFGPMPPFFHDRAKWAGTFDEKWFEERRPVWPLDFDARFYQSAPQDQQCNGYLQGGERLMVSGFCHNDALSFRIPSEKFQAVAVFNGKEEKINMPMYTLWIDTENKRIEATYTAAFPCQNREHLLTSSYLVELS; this is translated from the coding sequence ATGCAACTGTGGGATATTGATTCTGAGTCACCATTTACTCTAAAGGGGCGTTTTCAACGTGATTCAGAAGGTCATGAAGTTTGGATTCTGAGTATGAAAAGAGCTTGGACTTTTTTAGATGGTAGTTGGAGCGAAGAAGTCGATAATCTCGAGCTAAATGATGATCCAATTTATCTTGGTGAACCTGGCTTTTCTGCAATGGTTGCTGACCATGACTTTCCTATTTATAAAAAAAACACAGATGTATTAATTTACGGGAAGGCTCGCAGTTACGCGAAGAAACCAGTACATAGTCAATTATGTCGTGTATTGATCGATGAACATATCGATAAAACTCTTAAAGTTGTGGGTGAGAGGCATTGGGTTGATCATAGTGGCAGTATTACAGTATCTACGACGCAGCCATTTATTGAGCGTGATATTGATTATTCAAATGCTATTGGTGGCGATGAGCGAAACAGAATTGGTGGTGGTGCCGCAGAGACTAATGCTGAACTTTTAAAAGCAAAGGTTCCTTCTATTTTTTATCCAGATCAAAATTGGCAAGCAAGCAGTAAAAAAGTAAAAGTGGCAGGATTTGGTCCTATGCCTCCATTTTTTCATGACAGAGCTAAATGGGCTGGAACGTTTGATGAAAAATGGTTTGAAGAAAGACGTCCAGTTTGGCCTTTAGATTTTGATGCTCGTTTTTATCAATCGGCACCGCAAGATCAGCAATGTAATGGCTATTTACAAGGTGGTGAGCGATTAATGGTGAGTGGGTTTTGTCATAATGATGCACTGTCTTTTCGGATCCCAAGCGAAAAATTTCAAGCGGTTGCGGTCTTTAATGGCAAAGAAGAAAAAATAAATATGCCGATGTATACATTATGGATTGATACTGAAAATAAACGTATTGAGGCGACATATACAGCGGCGTTTCCTTGCCAAAATAGAGAGCATTTGTTGACGTCATCATATCTAGTGGAATTGTCTTAA
- a CDS encoding Hcp family type VI secretion system effector, whose amino-acid sequence MPTPAYMSIKGETQGDITKDAYSADSVGNVWQEAHVDEFLVQELDHVLTVPRDPQSGQPTGQRVHRPVVVTKQQDRCSPLLFNALVSGEKLPECSINFYRTSTSGKQEHYYTIKLIDALLVDMQTRMAHCQDAAMADRVTEEVLKFTYRAIEVTHETCGTAGNDDWRTPREA is encoded by the coding sequence ATGCCAACTCCAGCATATATGTCAATTAAAGGTGAAACTCAAGGCGATATTACTAAAGATGCTTATTCAGCAGATTCAGTTGGTAACGTATGGCAAGAAGCACACGTTGATGAATTCCTTGTTCAAGAACTTGACCATGTTTTAACTGTTCCACGTGATCCTCAAAGTGGTCAACCAACTGGTCAACGTGTACACCGTCCTGTAGTTGTAACTAAACAACAAGACCGTTGTTCTCCATTACTATTCAATGCTCTTGTATCTGGTGAAAAACTGCCTGAATGTAGCATCAACTTCTACCGTACGTCGACTTCAGGTAAGCAAGAGCATTACTACACAATTAAACTGATTGATGCACTACTAGTTGATATGCAAACTCGCATGGCTCACTGTCAAGATGCTGCAATGGCTGATCGCGTAACTGAAGAAGTGCTTAAGTTTACTTACCGTGCAATTGAAGTGACTCATGAAACATGTGGTACTGCGGGTAACGACGACTGGCGTACACCACGCGAAGCGTAA
- a CDS encoding protein kinase → MSELQGSTNDFINQLVVKAIEKKKKNEQTLANKLKPRLEHVLFSQFDVLETIESHNQKTTLYRLAKKDEPEKQICCKVLNSEQPEHIQDMFVAEATHLEVAQHPSIIDFIKLGNEFDRPYFMYKWAEGESVAEKLTRHKYKSFRHDHIAWLIYQLAGALEYIHTKGICHLDIKPSNIIICEDDSIKLIDFGAAQYINDSKEYNEASLSYASPKYIESGKAVPQDDVYSMALLACALFNGYSDNNDWKSLLQQRKRPHTIPKTVWNLLRLVVTKPRTHGLTPISFAQALAHIDINVMQGSHNAPLFTQLRNADLVLRKSSKYDVFRLGRFKYLEASLAACLCLITFTVLLKSFAFTVADNNAVSLSDTSSRIKPAQAATFLSQPPWEIENALDNNSSDVVSLAPYREAVDVQNSQLRIWYGQEQEELKKERLSQVNQFTELDSIHKDMIILRDYLDRNVVLSSSVDRRLTKLMASVNNLKLEHQKYNYSSMLEDEALAKNVMLGDSKGVEEYMRKSWIKSQANSYYYAYVLPKQVLNQVISSVDEHAKTHFYSKAIDEINEAIKLYGDTVELSSKKAELIVKRSEYVLFGTVTGEMVFESDKLTTALEDLHGVAPARFKEVSDLLKKIAKDSLDKSFQQDTPADGALAIEKALNAYQKKVTI, encoded by the coding sequence GTGTCTGAATTGCAGGGATCAACTAACGACTTTATTAATCAGTTAGTTGTTAAAGCGATCGAAAAGAAAAAAAAGAATGAACAAACATTGGCGAATAAATTAAAGCCAAGGCTAGAGCATGTCTTATTTTCACAGTTTGATGTATTAGAAACTATTGAGTCCCATAATCAGAAAACAACGTTATACCGCTTAGCAAAGAAAGATGAACCTGAAAAGCAGATCTGTTGTAAAGTATTGAATTCAGAGCAACCTGAACATATTCAAGATATGTTCGTTGCAGAAGCGACGCATTTAGAAGTTGCTCAACACCCGAGTATAATTGATTTCATTAAACTAGGTAATGAGTTTGATCGCCCATATTTTATGTATAAATGGGCCGAAGGGGAATCTGTAGCTGAAAAGCTGACTCGCCATAAATATAAAAGTTTTCGTCATGATCACATTGCATGGTTAATTTATCAATTAGCTGGAGCATTAGAATACATTCACACTAAAGGTATTTGTCATTTAGATATCAAACCATCTAATATAATTATTTGTGAAGATGACAGTATTAAACTGATTGATTTTGGTGCTGCTCAATATATTAATGATTCAAAAGAATATAACGAAGCTAGTCTTTCGTATGCTTCACCTAAATATATAGAATCAGGAAAAGCGGTGCCACAAGACGATGTTTATTCAATGGCATTGTTAGCTTGTGCTTTATTTAACGGCTATTCAGATAATAACGACTGGAAATCCCTCTTACAGCAGCGTAAGCGTCCGCATACAATTCCTAAAACAGTATGGAATTTACTTCGTTTAGTTGTGACAAAGCCAAGAACGCATGGCTTAACACCTATTTCATTTGCTCAAGCGCTTGCTCACATTGATATCAATGTAATGCAAGGAAGTCACAATGCGCCTTTGTTTACTCAGTTAAGAAATGCAGATTTAGTGCTGAGAAAAAGTAGTAAGTATGATGTTTTTCGTTTAGGGCGATTCAAATATTTGGAAGCGAGCTTAGCTGCGTGTTTGTGCTTGATTACATTTACTGTTTTATTAAAAAGCTTTGCTTTTACGGTAGCTGATAATAATGCTGTTTCTTTATCTGATACGTCATCTCGAATAAAACCAGCTCAAGCTGCTACTTTTTTATCTCAGCCCCCATGGGAAATTGAAAATGCATTAGATAACAACTCATCTGATGTTGTATCGCTAGCTCCCTATCGTGAAGCGGTTGATGTTCAAAACAGCCAGTTACGTATTTGGTATGGGCAAGAACAAGAAGAGCTAAAAAAAGAGCGTTTGAGCCAAGTGAATCAATTTACGGAACTAGATTCGATTCATAAAGATATGATTATCTTGCGTGATTACCTGGATCGCAATGTTGTTTTATCATCATCTGTAGATCGACGATTAACAAAATTAATGGCAAGCGTAAATAATCTTAAATTAGAACATCAAAAATACAATTATTCTTCGATGCTAGAAGATGAAGCGCTAGCTAAAAATGTGATGTTAGGAGACAGCAAAGGAGTAGAGGAATATATGCGTAAATCTTGGATTAAAAGCCAAGCAAACTCATATTACTATGCTTATGTTTTACCTAAACAAGTATTAAATCAAGTTATTAGTTCGGTTGATGAACATGCTAAAACGCATTTTTACAGTAAAGCGATTGATGAGATTAACGAAGCCATAAAATTGTATGGTGATACCGTTGAATTGAGTTCTAAAAAAGCGGAATTGATTGTCAAACGCAGTGAATACGTTTTATTTGGTACCGTAACAGGTGAAATGGTCTTTGAGAGTGACAAGTTAACGACTGCGTTAGAGGATCTTCATGGTGTTGCACCTGCACGTTTTAAAGAAGTATCTGACTTACTTAAAAAAATTGCTAAAGACTCATTAGATAAAAGTTTTCAACAAGACACACCAGCGGATGGTGCGTTAGCGATTGAAAAAGCATTAAACGCTTATCAAAAAAAGGTCACTATCTAA
- the tssH gene encoding type VI secretion system ATPase TssH, with translation MININLSSLIQRLHPITKVALEDAAALAVSERASEVQIEHFLLSLLERPNSDFDQLLAHFECSENLLRQAIKSTLENSHKSNGGKPVFSAMLIEWLQEAWLVSSLDLSETQIRSGALLLTLISNPLRYGQHGYSSLLENINPETLKRNFAELTSRSIESQVATSEQTHAREDGSALSKFTTDFTGKARKGEIDPVFCRDQEIRQIIDILARRRKNNPIAVGEPGVGKTAVVEGLALKIVQGEVPDCLKGVELYGLDMGLLQAGASVKGEFEKRLNAVLDEVKNSPTPIILFIDEAHTLVGGGNQAGGSDAANLLKPALARGEVKTIAATTWSEYKKYFEKDPALARRFQLVKLDEPSTEQAALIIRGLRAVYEKSHNVYVRDDAITAAATLSDRYISGRQLPDKAIDVLDTACARVNISLNAIPAPIETLQQEIAALERELDALERDQLQQTGDRHALAAIPELKARMDEALEEQSILQHQWKKEQALINEMIELRAHLHDLTLGTPSTEEVDDENNQDKPACSQFTEEETRQAIHTCNEQLEAARGNSPLVHFEVGPDEISHVISDWTGIPMGKMLQDEAETTLNLVSSLTESIKGQPYAIEALAEGLQTAKAGLVNPDAPTGVFLLVGPSGVGKTETARAIADQMFGGERFMTTINMSEFQEKHTVSRLIGSPPGYVGYGEGGMLTEAVRQRPYSVVLLDEVEKADPEVLNLFYQVFDKGTLNDGEGRTIDFKNTLIIMTSNLATHEIESLVQQSKDIDANIVAEAIRPTLNNHFKPALLARMNVLPFLPLNDEAMTDIIIHKLNKVSKRLEKHHKLTLSYNDELVSFILANCRLAETGARNIDAVINRQLLPQLSTQLLAHDKDDTHTQIVISIDEQGTLGYVFS, from the coding sequence ATGATAAATATAAATCTCTCTTCTTTAATACAACGTCTACACCCTATTACAAAGGTAGCTCTTGAAGATGCAGCTGCATTAGCTGTTTCTGAACGTGCATCTGAAGTACAAATCGAACACTTTTTATTAAGCTTGCTTGAACGCCCAAATAGCGATTTTGACCAACTACTCGCTCATTTTGAATGTTCTGAAAATTTATTGCGCCAAGCAATCAAATCAACGCTAGAAAACAGTCATAAAAGCAATGGTGGCAAACCAGTATTTTCAGCAATGCTAATTGAATGGTTACAAGAAGCATGGTTAGTTTCATCACTTGACTTATCAGAAACTCAAATTCGCTCTGGTGCATTACTGCTTACATTAATTAGCAATCCATTAAGATATGGTCAACATGGTTACTCTTCTCTGTTGGAGAACATCAATCCAGAAACTCTGAAACGTAACTTTGCTGAATTAACATCACGTTCAATTGAATCTCAAGTCGCTACATCAGAACAAACTCATGCTCGCGAAGATGGCTCAGCATTAAGTAAATTCACGACAGACTTTACAGGCAAAGCACGTAAAGGGGAAATTGACCCTGTATTCTGTCGTGACCAAGAAATTCGACAAATCATTGATATCCTAGCGCGTCGACGTAAAAACAACCCTATCGCGGTTGGTGAACCAGGCGTTGGTAAAACAGCCGTAGTTGAAGGTTTAGCACTTAAAATTGTTCAAGGCGAAGTTCCTGATTGCTTAAAAGGTGTTGAGCTTTACGGTTTAGACATGGGATTACTTCAAGCAGGCGCAAGTGTAAAAGGTGAATTTGAAAAACGTCTAAACGCTGTGCTAGACGAAGTTAAGAATTCTCCAACCCCAATTATTCTCTTTATTGATGAAGCGCATACGCTTGTTGGTGGCGGTAATCAAGCTGGTGGTAGTGATGCCGCTAACTTATTAAAACCTGCGCTTGCTCGCGGTGAAGTAAAAACCATTGCAGCAACAACTTGGTCAGAGTATAAAAAATATTTTGAAAAAGACCCTGCTTTAGCACGTCGATTCCAATTAGTTAAACTGGATGAGCCATCAACTGAACAAGCAGCTTTAATCATTCGTGGCCTGCGCGCTGTTTATGAAAAATCGCACAATGTTTATGTTCGTGATGATGCAATAACTGCTGCAGCAACCCTATCGGACCGTTATATTTCTGGTCGCCAACTACCAGATAAAGCCATTGATGTATTAGATACAGCATGTGCTCGTGTAAACATCAGTTTAAACGCCATTCCAGCACCAATCGAAACTTTACAACAAGAAATTGCAGCTCTAGAGCGTGAACTTGACGCATTAGAACGAGATCAGTTACAGCAAACAGGTGATCGCCATGCCCTTGCTGCAATTCCTGAATTAAAAGCTCGTATGGATGAAGCGCTGGAAGAACAATCAATACTTCAACATCAGTGGAAAAAAGAGCAAGCTCTAATTAATGAAATGATTGAGCTACGTGCACACTTGCATGACCTAACATTAGGTACACCTTCTACTGAAGAAGTTGATGATGAAAATAACCAAGACAAACCTGCATGCTCTCAGTTTACAGAAGAAGAAACGCGTCAAGCAATTCATACTTGTAACGAACAACTAGAGGCTGCTCGTGGTAATAGCCCTCTTGTTCACTTCGAGGTAGGTCCTGATGAAATCAGTCATGTTATTTCAGATTGGACAGGCATTCCTATGGGCAAAATGCTACAAGATGAAGCAGAAACAACGTTAAATCTAGTATCGTCATTAACTGAAAGCATCAAAGGTCAACCTTATGCTATTGAAGCTTTAGCTGAAGGATTACAAACAGCGAAAGCTGGATTGGTTAATCCAGATGCGCCAACCGGTGTATTCTTACTTGTTGGCCCAAGTGGTGTTGGTAAAACTGAAACCGCACGAGCAATTGCAGATCAAATGTTTGGTGGCGAACGCTTCATGACGACCATTAACATGTCAGAATTCCAAGAAAAACATACGGTTTCACGTTTAATTGGTTCACCTCCAGGTTATGTAGGTTATGGCGAAGGTGGCATGTTAACGGAAGCTGTGCGTCAACGTCCTTATTCTGTTGTTCTACTGGATGAAGTTGAAAAAGCAGATCCAGAAGTATTGAATTTATTCTACCAAGTATTCGATAAAGGCACATTAAATGACGGTGAAGGTCGAACTATCGACTTTAAGAACACCTTAATCATTATGACAAGTAACCTTGCAACTCATGAAATTGAATCTTTAGTACAACAATCGAAAGATATCGATGCAAATATTGTTGCAGAGGCCATTCGCCCGACGTTAAACAACCACTTTAAGCCAGCGTTATTAGCTCGTATGAACGTATTACCGTTCTTACCTCTAAATGATGAAGCAATGACTGATATCATCATTCATAAGCTTAATAAAGTATCTAAACGCTTAGAGAAGCACCATAAGTTAACCTTAAGCTATAACGATGAGCTAGTGTCATTCATTCTTGCTAATTGTCGCCTTGCGGAAACTGGTGCTCGTAATATTGATGCTGTAATTAACCGTCAGCTATTACCTCAACTTTCAACTCAATTATTAGCACACGATAAAGATGATACACATACTCAAATCGTGATTTCAATTGATGAGCAAGGAACACTAGGTTATGTCTTTAGCTAA
- the tssI gene encoding type VI secretion system tip protein TssI/VgrG, translating into MVSDIEFKFEVLGTEHEFRVESFNVVEELSKPFHVSLSLLSLDADITFDELIRKPALLSIFGQGVGTARQFHGVVNEVRYLGEGRRFSRYQITLVPQLWFLTQRQDCRIFQEKSVVDIVTEVLDGAAVTDYRFDISALYQTKEYVLQYRESDSHFVQRLLAEHGLWYYFEHTAANHTMVIVDKNDAIAELENTPLNSSYVGPVIYQADGGGNADREHIFDLESINRVRTGHVTHTDYNYEQPRIPQKMESSGLIDTDLAFFDYPGRYIEPSQGLVRADELMAESIVDNYQIEAASNVMRLIPGYSFILDKHPRRGLNRDYTILTVTHSGYDPQVHEDEANEMPTTYQNQFSCLPRDIEFKAPKIAAPVVDGPQTAVVVGPAGEEIYTDKLGRIKVQFHWDRYGQSDEHSSCWIRVSQSMAAPTWGAVYLPRIGHEVVVAFLEGDPDRPLVTGAVYNGLHYPPYSLPENKTRTTFRTQTHKGTGYNELSFEDEANQEEVYIHAQKDMSTKVLNNRYRTIGQDEFLIVERHQTNEVKGDHKETIEGHKTTTVNSTFTETVEQDVTVKYNANETQSVTNNSTLDIGDNRTTSIGKNDDLSVTENSNLSVGASRNSDISADDNQTVGGNLTVSVQGNTSYKTDGATQIISGSKIVLQTGSSSLVMSSDGTIKLAGNAITIEGSSTVTVKGGKVAVN; encoded by the coding sequence ATGGTTAGCGATATAGAATTTAAGTTTGAAGTTCTTGGCACAGAACACGAATTTCGTGTCGAGAGCTTTAATGTAGTTGAGGAGCTGTCTAAACCGTTTCATGTCAGCTTATCATTACTTTCACTTGATGCAGATATTACGTTTGATGAATTGATCAGAAAACCTGCATTATTAAGTATATTTGGTCAAGGTGTTGGAACTGCACGTCAGTTTCATGGTGTCGTGAATGAAGTTCGTTATTTAGGTGAAGGACGTCGTTTTTCACGTTATCAAATTACGTTAGTACCGCAGTTGTGGTTTTTAACGCAACGTCAAGATTGTCGTATTTTCCAAGAAAAATCAGTGGTTGATATTGTTACTGAAGTATTAGATGGTGCAGCAGTAACTGATTATCGATTTGATATTTCGGCTTTATATCAGACAAAAGAATACGTTTTACAATATCGAGAAAGTGATAGTCATTTTGTACAGCGTTTGTTGGCTGAGCACGGCCTATGGTACTACTTTGAACATACAGCAGCTAATCACACAATGGTTATTGTTGATAAAAATGACGCTATTGCAGAGTTGGAAAATACTCCGTTAAATTCTTCATATGTTGGCCCTGTTATCTACCAAGCTGATGGTGGTGGCAATGCGGATAGAGAACATATCTTTGATTTAGAATCAATTAATCGAGTACGTACCGGCCATGTAACTCATACTGATTATAATTATGAACAGCCACGAATTCCTCAAAAAATGGAAAGCTCGGGCCTAATTGATACTGACTTAGCTTTTTTTGATTATCCTGGACGTTATATCGAGCCGTCTCAAGGTTTGGTTCGTGCTGATGAGCTGATGGCTGAAAGTATTGTTGATAATTATCAGATTGAAGCTGCAAGTAATGTAATGCGATTAATTCCGGGGTACAGTTTTATTTTAGATAAACACCCAAGAAGAGGGCTTAATCGAGATTATACAATTTTGACGGTAACGCACAGTGGTTATGATCCTCAAGTTCATGAAGATGAAGCCAATGAAATGCCAACCACATATCAAAATCAGTTTAGTTGTTTACCGCGTGATATTGAATTTAAGGCACCTAAGATTGCAGCTCCTGTTGTTGATGGCCCGCAAACCGCTGTTGTTGTTGGCCCAGCTGGTGAAGAAATTTATACTGATAAGCTTGGGCGTATCAAAGTGCAATTTCATTGGGATCGTTATGGCCAAAGTGATGAGCATTCAAGTTGTTGGATCCGTGTTAGTCAGTCAATGGCAGCTCCGACATGGGGCGCTGTATATTTACCAAGAATTGGTCATGAAGTAGTCGTTGCTTTTTTAGAGGGGGATCCTGACCGTCCATTAGTTACAGGTGCGGTATATAACGGGCTTCATTACCCGCCATATTCTTTACCTGAAAATAAAACACGCACAACCTTTAGAACTCAAACTCATAAAGGAACAGGGTATAACGAGTTAAGCTTTGAAGATGAAGCTAACCAAGAAGAAGTTTATATTCACGCACAAAAAGACATGTCGACCAAAGTCTTGAATAATCGCTATAGAACTATTGGTCAAGATGAGTTTTTAATTGTCGAACGTCATCAAACCAATGAAGTGAAAGGCGATCACAAAGAAACGATTGAAGGACATAAAACAACAACGGTTAATAGTACGTTTACTGAAACGGTCGAACAAGATGTAACGGTTAAATACAATGCAAATGAAACGCAATCAGTAACCAATAATTCAACATTAGATATTGGTGACAACCGTACAACAAGTATTGGTAAAAATGATGACTTGAGCGTAACAGAAAATAGTAATTTGTCGGTTGGGGCATCTCGTAATAGTGATATTTCTGCCGATGATAATCAAACCGTTGGAGGAAATTTAACGGTTTCTGTCCAAGGAAATACATCTTATAAGACTGATGGCGCAACGCAAATTATTAGTGGCAGTAAAATTGTATTGCAAACAGGAAGTTCTTCTTTAGTCATGAGCAGTGACGGCACTATTAAATTAGCAGGTAATGCGATTACTATTGAAGGTTCAAGTACCGTAACAGTGAAAGGTGGTAAGGTTGCAGTTAACTAA
- a CDS encoding sigma-54-dependent Fis family transcriptional regulator yields the protein MSLAKSDSLNNALLAISQSLADRSQLALTLDAILAAARQLTFADHGIIYVLDQTGQALLPSVVHHNEHILADHPWQPLTLESIDETDPFSFAIQNGEVVLINDLYQYNGYQCDEIYQNESILNRKSKNLLAWPLIDNEKNTVGLLVLFDLNVINDEASLTCFCQMAATNIRQAVWLEKYGYMIKELSEDNASLTRENNQLKQRKQSKYNGPIAESEVMINALARLNKVLLLPVDVLIRGETGVGKEVIAKYIHENSNRSKQALIVQNCAAIPEQLLESELFGHKKGAFTGADKDKIGLFEAADGGTLFLDEIGDMPLLLQAKLLRVLQERKFRPIGSNKEISVDVRVLAATHANLLSKIKKNEFRADLFYRLNVFPITIPPLRERQEDIIPLSEHFIKLISESMNIEPPVLNQQVRKHLLEYSYPGNVRELKNIVERSVFLSDFETISSIEFGENEIIQDTEIKPEINTNINENSLPEMSSLKNIVGNYEKNVLIDCLNACNWQTKRVAEHLALPLSTLNHKMKKHNISSEQIL from the coding sequence ATGTCTTTAGCTAAGTCAGACAGCCTAAATAATGCTCTACTTGCGATCAGCCAATCTTTGGCTGATCGCAGCCAATTAGCGTTGACACTCGACGCTATTTTGGCCGCAGCTCGTCAATTGACGTTTGCAGATCATGGTATTATTTATGTATTAGATCAAACAGGGCAAGCTTTACTTCCAAGTGTTGTACATCATAATGAACATATTTTGGCAGACCATCCATGGCAACCGCTTACCCTAGAGAGTATTGATGAAACAGACCCGTTTAGTTTTGCAATTCAAAACGGCGAAGTGGTTCTTATCAATGATCTTTACCAATATAACGGCTACCAATGTGATGAAATTTACCAAAATGAATCTATTTTAAATCGTAAGAGTAAAAATCTTCTTGCATGGCCACTGATTGATAATGAAAAAAATACCGTTGGCTTATTAGTATTATTTGATCTAAATGTGATTAATGATGAAGCAAGCTTAACCTGCTTTTGTCAAATGGCTGCCACCAATATTCGCCAAGCAGTATGGCTTGAAAAATATGGTTACATGATTAAAGAGCTATCTGAAGATAATGCAAGTTTAACTCGTGAAAATAATCAATTAAAACAACGTAAACAAAGCAAATATAATGGGCCAATTGCCGAAAGTGAAGTAATGATAAATGCTTTAGCACGTTTAAATAAAGTGCTACTACTTCCTGTCGACGTCCTTATCCGCGGAGAAACAGGAGTTGGTAAAGAAGTTATAGCTAAATATATTCATGAGAACTCTAATCGATCTAAACAGGCTTTAATTGTTCAGAACTGTGCAGCGATTCCAGAGCAACTACTAGAATCTGAACTATTTGGACATAAAAAAGGGGCGTTTACCGGTGCTGATAAAGATAAAATAGGATTATTTGAAGCGGCTGATGGCGGCACACTTTTCTTAGATGAAATTGGCGATATGCCTCTTTTATTACAAGCTAAATTATTACGTGTTTTACAAGAACGTAAATTCAGACCTATTGGCAGTAATAAAGAAATTTCAGTTGATGTTCGAGTGTTAGCAGCAACGCATGCAAATTTACTGAGTAAAATCAAAAAAAATGAATTTAGAGCGGATTTATTCTACCGTTTAAATGTATTTCCGATTACTATTCCGCCACTAAGGGAAAGACAAGAAGATATTATTCCTTTATCCGAGCATTTCATTAAATTAATTAGTGAAAGCATGAATATAGAACCACCAGTACTCAATCAACAAGTTCGTAAGCACCTACTTGAATATTCATATCCAGGTAATGTGCGTGAATTAAAAAATATAGTCGAACGTTCCGTCTTTTTATCGGATTTTGAAACCATTTCCTCTATTGAATTTGGAGAAAATGAAATAATTCAAGATACCGAAATAAAACCTGAGATAAACACGAATATCAATGAAAACAGTTTACCAGAAATGAGTTCATTGAAGAACATTGTCGGCAACTACGAAAAAAACGTATTAATTGATTGTTTAAATGCCTGTAATTGGCAAACAAAACGCGTGGCTGAGCATCTTGCTTTACCATTAAGTACCCTTAACCACAAAATGAAAAAACATAATATTTCATCTGAACAGATACTTTAA